A window from Pichia kudriavzevii chromosome 5, complete sequence encodes these proteins:
- a CDS encoding uncharacterized protein (PKUD0E04340; similar to Saccharomyces cerevisiae YKL085W (MDH1); ancestral locus Anc_2.641), giving the protein MFSRISARQFSSSAASAYKVTVLGAAGGIGQPLSLLMKLNHKVTNLSLYDLRLGAGVATDLSHIPTNSVVKGYGPENNGLKDALTGSDVVLIPAGVPRKPGMTRDDLFNTNASIVRDLAKAAADHCPNAVLLIISNPVNSTVPIVAEVLKSKGVYNPKKLFGVTTLDVLRSSRFLSEVVNTDPTTETVTVVGGHSGVTIVPLISQTKHKDLPKETYEALVHRIQFGGDEVVKAKDGAGSATLSMAQAGARMASSVLKGLAGEVDIVEPTFIDSPLFKSEGVEFFSSRVTLGPEGVQEVHPLGVLSTAEEEMVATAKETLKKNIQKGVDFVKANP; this is encoded by the coding sequence ATGTTCTCCAGAATCTCTGCTAGACAATTCTCCTCCTCTGCTGCTTCCGCTTACAAGGTCACCGTTTTAGGTGCTGCAGGTGGTATTGGCCAACCACTATCTcttttgatgaagttgaaccACAAGGTCACCAACTTATCCTTGTACGACTTGAGATTGGGTGCTGGTGTTGCCACTGACTTGTCCCACATTCCAACCAACTCCGTTGTCAAGGGCTATGGTCCAGAAAACAATGGTTTGAAGGACGCCTTGACCGGCTCCGATGTTGTTCTTATTCCAGCTGGTGTTCCAAGAAAACCAGGTATGACTAGAGACGATCTCTTCAACACCAATGCATCGATTGTCAGAGACTTGGCAAAGGCTGCTGCAGACCACTGTCCAAACGCCGTCTTGTTGATCATTTCAAACCCTGTCAACTCAACTGTCCCAATTGTTGCTGAggttttgaaatcaaagggCGTCTACAACCCAAAGAAGTTGTTTGGTGTCACCACTTTGGACGTTTTGAGATCCTCGAGATTCTTGAGTGAAGTCGTCAACACCGACCCAACCACCGAAACCGTCACTGTTGTTGGTGGCCACTCTGGTGTCACCATTGTTCCTTTAATCTCCCAAACCAAACACAAGGACTTGCCAAAGGAAACCTATGAAGCATTGGTCCACAGAATCCAATTCGGTGGTGATGAGGTTGTCAAGGCCAAGGACGGTGCAGGTTCCGCTACCTTGTCCATGGCCCAAGCCGGTGCAAGAATGGCCTCCTCCGTCTTGAAGGGTTTGGCTGGTGAAGTTGACATTGTCGAACCAACCTTTATTGACTCTCCATTGTTCAAGTCCGAAGGTGTCGAATTCTTCTCCTCCAGAGTCACCCTTGGTCCAGAAGGTGTCCAAGAAGTCCACCCATTGGGCGTCTTATCTActgctgaagaagaaatggtTGCTACTGCTAAGGAAAccttgaagaagaacatcCAAAAGGGTGTCGACTTTGTCAAGGCTAACCCATAG
- a CDS encoding uncharacterized protein (PKUD0E04350; Pfam Domains: RINT1_TIP1(1.7e-18)), which yields MNTSIHYREPCATTRLLNERVATVAALAGVDDVCVHLSSACRPQDEDTVSTNSTAATATATATAAATAAASSDGYWNNEGEVDDTLKTLLEEKAQIMGQIKTLHCNRAKRVRERVLQIVQTFDSSVSKEAIMGVRSDATLGGVGGDGIEDVGEVEEIVGRVRDDVVDVVGHWEEGGEVSEDGVRKFGLFVELQMQIQLLISLEEELTKEREEVEGEGEVEGAEYPQGIGNTPKLEGPGGTFWAIDAILTHFSKQFVFHFQGEGETNRLDKPEFALNYVLLYLRNKLSLAKSVFAHSFATVVAHYGGIHGSFSTWFIKSILRLLTNKFGLEVNNLVLHSNHHLLSHLVLELKKFDWALKNEFNYIPHAGEEWNGLTNDLILCHTKVWNVWLQSEKDFVNGRFDEIINMDDAWQLDYDIVENGYTKPTKSSINLVNLLKSITFNYQSLPLKFQLKFLSEVQLKLLNFYFDTLKKGYYALKHIKTVQVDGVSTLERICRVWCSSNYIIETLDKWGDELIFIELWQSLNNREDDFKSTFFDSVINGYRLEIVNKIPKLITNYFDVQFNRIMKDYFQENADWINVMGNSLSVSTSVSSALDFIVATLAKDLQFLQRTVSTQTYEAWKLLVSERLANYIERNIIMANTFSIDGALKLQSHVEQIYHSLNLPRCYLSHGKLMASIEVLKGNHPSYPLNEMTVSMLVNRRG from the coding sequence ATGAACACGAGTATCCACTATAGAGAGCCGTGTGCCACCACACGGCTCCTCAATGAACGTGTGGCGACAGTGGCTGCGTTGGCAGGGGTCGACGATGTGTGTGTCCATTTGAGCAGTGCCTGCCGTCCACAAGACGAAGATACAGTGAGCACCAACAGTACTGCTGCTACTGCTACTGCTACTGCTACTGCTGCTGCTACTGCTGCTGCTAGCAGTGACGGTTATTGGAACAATGAAGGTGAAGTAGACGACACGTTAAAGACGCTGTTAGAGGAGAAGGCTCAAATCATGGGGCAAATCAAGACATTACATTGTAATAGGGCGAAACGTGTCAGGGAGAGAGTTTTGCAAATTGTGCAAACATTTGATTCGAGCGTGTCCAAAGAGGCAATTATGGGTGTGCGGAGCGACGCGACGCTTGGTGGAGTGGGAGGAGATGGGATTGAAGATGttggagaagttgaagagattgTCGGGAGAGTCAGAGACGATGTAGTGGATGTTGTTGGACATTGGGAGGAAGGAGGTGAGGTCAGTGAGGATGGGGTGCGGAAGTTTGGGTTGTTTGTGGAGTTGCAGATGCAGATACAGTTGTTGATAAGTTTGGAGGAGGAGTTGacaaaagagagagaggaggtagaaggagaaggagaagtAGAAGGAGCAGAATACCCACAGGGAATTGGAAATACACCCAAATTGGAAGGCCCGGGGGGCACGTTTTGGGCAATTGATGCAATTCTGACACATTTCTCCAAACAGTTTGTGTTTCATTTCCAGGGAGAGGGAGAGACCAATAGGCTCGACAAGCCCGAATTTGCCCTAAATTATGTTTTACTATACCTTCGAAACAAGCTGTCATTGGCCAAGTCAGTATTTGCCCACTCATTTGCAACAGTAGTGGCACACTATGGGGGGATCCATGGAAGTTTCTCCACGTGGTTTATTAAATCAATTCTACGTTTGTTGACCAACAAGTTTGGTTTGGAAGTCAACAACCTTGTTTTGCATAGTAACCATCATTTGTTATCCCATCTAGTAttggaattgaagaagtttgATTGGGCTCTAAAGAACGAATTCAACTATATTCCGCATGCGGGAGAAGAATGGAATGGGTTAACCAATGATTTGATACTATGTCATACCAAAGTTTGGAATGTCTGGCTACAAAGTGAAAAGGATTTTGTTAATGGACGGTTTGAcgaaatcatcaatatggACGATGCTTGGCAATTGGATtatgatattgttgaaaatggataCACCAAACCAACAAAGAGTTCAATCAATTTGGTCAATTTACTTAAAAGTATAACTTTTAATTACCAATCTCTACCATTGAAATTTCAATTGAAATTTCTAAGCGAGGTTCAACTCAAATTACTTAATTTCTATTTCGACACTCTCAAGAAAGGATATTATGCTTTGAAACATATCAAGACAGTCCAAGTTGATGGGGTTTCTACATTGGAACGCATCTGCCGAGTATGGTGTTCCTCCAACTACATTATAGAAACATTGGATAAATGGGGGGACGAGttgattttcattgaattgTGGCAGTCTTTAAACAATAGAGAggatgatttcaaaagtaCTTTTTTCGATTCAGTCATTAATGGATACAGGTTGGAAATCGTTAATAAAATCCCAAAACTAATCACTAATTACTTTGACGTGCAGTTCAACAGAATCATGAAGGACTATTTCCAAGAAAATGCAGATTGGATCAACGTCATGGGTAATAGCTTGTCAGTGTCGACGTCAGTGTCATCTGCCCTTGATTTCATAGTGGCAACATTGGCCAAAGATTTGCAGTTCCTTCAAAGGACGGTGTCCACACAGACATACGAGGCCTGGAAACTCCTTGTATCGGAGAGACTCGCCAACTACATTGAGAGAAATATCATTATGGCAAACACCTTCTCCATAGACGGCGCACTCAAGTTGCAGTCCCATGTCGAACAAATATACCACTCTCTAAATCTTCCTCGCTGCTACCTCTCACATGGGAAATTGATGGCGTCCATCGAAGTCCTCAAAGGCAACCACCCCTCGTATCCTTTGAACGAAATGACCGTCTCCATGCTTGTCAACAGACGTGGTTGA
- a CDS encoding uncharacterized protein (PKUD0E04360; similar to Saccharomyces cerevisiae YDR440W (DOT1); ancestral locus Anc_5.556) has product MVKEIQEETLDEDLWNHNINIGRNILFFSLSFPSSYSCLFILFSFTESFLHRAIVYLSSVMTVSMPPTNVNMNTVPLSPAESANGHLECKAMATATVGDVSGSGRGNEDISGDGSISGDGNIHGVGSISGNGSIHGVENTSGDGNISGNGSISGNGSIHGVENTSANPATTPAVKKRKVTNELAQLLTSAEWYTQTFRGSRVRESSLKFQKQKDLKIQEMIRGDKEVTMTTHTLETPEEIAEKERIRKERAEKMKAKAEERKKEKELKRLKALERKRLIEQGVIKPHRVKSKSKQDAVGEINLDPNELKSSKNYYGGGHLAELLKASSYYTNLGSQFDGSRRKVRPVERLNEDKEYLNELNRKSKGKRLLKNKAADHPKLKRLKTVDNTTMRRHTKKVANIKAEEGEKEEVDKLEKETKEEEETRDEVTQREPEPIWFINLNENKNDIEINDTRSFFQSFVYDKQNDSQIPSDIVSAADLVKRRIKTYRTDHEVYKLQRVQLHFPFSEYKEDYILALPKDELQFNPFDEIGKNMEILSTQFFPPDESVKVVNLQDPENCIVGKYIKAFDDNDLDLLLKCIDEFNNLIDELRNNGKILDHVINKKAFSICVIYELLNQCYLRRVLPDSKKLSNYKAFSNEVYGELMPAFLSSVYRACNLNSRSCFIDLGSGVGNCVIQASLEFGCESYGVEIVEHASRLGDLQLAEFNNRCRVLGLNPGITKLFSQQSFIDNPPVKAVVDRCDVILCNNYLFDANLNKKVIDLFQDLKVGCKIISLKPIVPAGHRLDGNNINSILNKMKTSKFIYEENSVSWTSKGGFYYITEVMDTMDEALFRIRATRSRREDSIDERTRSNTPLNAFTNNV; this is encoded by the coding sequence ATGGTGAAGGAGATACAAGAAGAGACGCTGGACGAAGATCTGTGGAACCATAACATAAACATAGGAAGaaacattttgtttttttctctttctttcccCTCCTCCTATAGTTGTTTGTTCATTCTCTTCTCCTTTACAGAAAGTTTCCTTCATAGGGCCATTGTATACCTTTCTTCTGTAATGACTGTGAGTATGCCTCCAACAAACGTGAATATGAACACCGTCCCACTTTCTCCTGCTGAAAGCGCAAATGGCCATTTGGAGTGTAAGGCTATGGCCACAGCCACAGTCGGGGATGTCAGTGGAAGCGGGCGTGGAAATGAAGACATAAGTGGAGATGGAAGTATAAGTGGAGATGGAAATATACATGGAGTTGGAAGTATAAGTGGGAATGGAAGTATACATGGAGTTGAAAATACAAGTGGAGATGGAAATATAAGTGGAAATGGAAGTATAAGTGGAAATGGAAGTATACATGGAGTTGAAAATACAAGTGCAAACCCTGCCACAACTCCAGCGgtaaagaaaaggaaagtAACAAACGAATTGGCACAACTTCTAACGTCTGCTGAATGGTATACACAGACGTTCCGTGGATCTCGAGTACGTGAGTCCAGCTTGAAATTTCAGAAGCAAAAGGACTTGAAGATCCAGGAAATGATCAGAGGAGATAAGGAGGTAACGATGACTACCCATACATTGGAAACACCGGAGGAGATAGCCGAAAAGGAACGTATACGTAAAGAACGGGCGGAAAAGATGAAGGCCAAAgctgaagaaagaaagaaagagaaggagtTGAAACGTTTAAAGGCTCTCGAGAGAAAGAGGTTGATTGAACAGGGTGTCATAAAGCCCCATAGGGTGAAATCGAAATCAAAACAGGATGCCGTTGGCGAAATAAACCTGGATCCAAATGAACTGAAATCCTCTAAGAACTATTATGGTGGTGGACATCTGGCTGAATTATTAAAGGCTTCATCGTACTATACCAATCTGGGATCGCAGTTTGATGGCTCGAGAAGGAAAGTTAGACCAGTGGAAAGACTGAATGAGGATAAAGAATACTTGAATGAGCTTAACAGAAAGTCCAAGGGAAAACGGCTActgaaaaacaaagctGCAGACCACccaaagttgaagagattgaaGACCGTGGACAATACAACAATGAGGAGACACACCAAAAAAGTGGCTAACATAAAAGCAGAGGAAggggaaaaagaagaagtagaCAAACTAGAGAAGGAGacaaaagaagaggaagagacACGAGACGAAGTGACACAGCGAGAACCAGAACCTATCTGGTTCATAAACTTaaacgaaaacaaaaatgacATCGAAATCAACGATACACGGTCATTCTTTCAATCGTTTGTCTACGACAAACAAAATGATAGTCAGATCCCATCCGATATTGTTTCTGCTGCAGACCTGGTGAAGCGTAGGATAAAGACGTATAGAACTGATCATGAAGTTTATAAATTACAAAGAGTTCAGCTACACTTCCCCTTTTCCGAATACAAGGAAGACTACATTCTAGCATTACCGAAGGATGAACTTCAATTCAACCCATTTGACGAAATTGGCAAAAATATGGAAATTTTAAGTACACAGTTTTTCCCGCCCGATGAGAGCGTCAAAGTTGTGAATTTACAGGATCCCGAAAATTGTATTGTTGGAAAATACATTAAAGCCTTCGATGATAATGACTTGgatttattattgaaatgTATTGATGAGTTCAATAATttaattgatgaattgagGAATAATGGGAAGATCCTCGACCATGTAATCAACAAGAAggctttttcaatttgcGTCATCTACGAATTATTAAACCAGTGTTATTTGAGGAGAGTTCTACCTGATTCGAAGAAATTGAGTAATTACAAGGCCTTTTCCAATGAGGTTTATGGTGAATTAATGCCAGCTTTTTTGTCATCTGTTTACAGGGCATGCAATTTGAATTCCAGGAGTTGCTTTATTGATTTAGGATCTGGTGTTGGTAATTGTGTTATCCAAGCGTCACTTGAGTTTGGATGTGAGAGCTACGGAGTTGAAATAGTGGAGCATGCATCGAGATTAGGTGATTTGCAATTGGCCGagttcaacaacagatGTCGAGTGTTGGGCTTGAATCCAGGAATAACTAAGCTATTCTCCCAACAATCGTTTATTGATAATCCGCCTGTGAAGGCAGTGGTGGATAGGTGTGATGTTATTCTTTGTAACAACTATCTATTTGATGCCAACTTGAACAAAAAGGTGATTGATTTATTCCAGGATTTGAAAGTTGGCTGTAAAATCATCAGTTTGAAACCAATAGTTCCAGCCGGCCATCGTTTGGATGGTAATAACATCAACTCCATTCTCAACAAGATGAAGACGTCCAAATTTATCTATGAGGAAAACTCTGTCTCGTGGACATCCAAGGGCGGCTTTTACTATATCACCGAGGTGATGGATACCATGGACGAGGCCTTGTTCCGGATCCGGGCAACTCGTAGCAGGAGAGAGGACTCTATTGACGAACGCACTCGTAGCAACACCCCATTGAATGCGTTTACAAACAACGTGTGA
- a CDS encoding uncharacterized protein (PKUD0E04370; similar to Saccharomyces cerevisiae YDR441C (APT2) and YML022W (APT1); ancestral locus Anc_5.557) has protein sequence MHENKELQALANELRSALHQYPNFPTEGVLFEDFLPLFRSPHLFNKLIVAFKLYIEENFDQTIDYIVGLESRGFLFGPTLALALDAGFIPIRKAGKLPGDVYKVGYTKEYGEDFFEIQQEAIPEGANVLIVDDILATGGSAHAGGELVQKCKGNILGFCFVMELDFLNGRDRLQAPTFTLLQGQPESLKESSV, from the coding sequence ATGCATGAGAACAAAGAACTACAGGCTCTTGCCAACGAGCTTAGATCGGCTCTTCACCAGTATCCAAACTTCCCCACCGAAGGTGTCTTGTTTGAAGACTTTCTACCATTATTTAGATCTCCACATCTATTTAACAAACTTATAGTAGCTTTCAAGCTTTACATTGAGGAGAACTTTGACCAGACCATCGACTACATTGTTGGTTTGGAATCGAGAggttttttgtttggtcCTACCCTAGCGTTAGCGCTCGATGCAGGTTTCATTCCAATTAGAAAGGCAGGTAAGTTGCCTGGTGATGTGTACAAAGTCGGTTACACAAAAGAATACGGTGAGGATTTCTTTGAGATCCAACAGGAGGCCATTCCGGAAGGGGCAAACGTCTTGATTGTCGACGACATCTTGGCGACAGGCGGTTCTGCGCATGCCGGTGGTGAGCTGGTGCAAAAATGTAAGGGTAATATTTTAGGATTCTGCTTCGTCATGGAGTTGGATTTCTTGAATGGTAGAGATAGGCTACAAGCTCCAACGTTCACCTTGTTACAGGGACAGCCAGAGTCTCTCAAAGAGAGCTCAGTTTAA
- a CDS encoding uncharacterized protein (PKUD0E04380; similar to Saccharomyces cerevisiae YOR001W (RRP6); ancestral locus Anc_6.25) produces MSEPVRSKADVLLEQYAPLLKNLIRFSSAVNAKDIKFYKSLEPRISDEAEEIDANLVGIMNEMVISASTINATPNEGERFKVDSDAENTKVLSNVLDTLLERVELNLDNHYRARKNTRPSRVSAQLDINDDGYTYLDKNDMNNPNSGHSLPARSNPNMDKPQAKFLDPIDNFEKTPFKPLIKFKPNAMKPLDESLQLVEATDEIPEHYENPYSYEIMNAEYPSWILEPVPLDERYESIPWEGSPAAEWIDSPEQLSKLLIELNKCKVFAIDLEHHDYRTYHGLTSLMQITTDSKKDYLIDPLSPQLRPHLPMLNEAFTNPNIVKVLHGAFMDVIWLQRDLGLYLVSLFDTFHAAKQLSLGKYSLAFLLEEYVRFRTSKKWQLADWRIRPLSSEMMDYAKADTHFLIEVFYKMHDELLKIPQALQKTLYASRKVAIRRFEYSTFRPKNLSMSSNNAVVTTSYSVPLTDEVQKNLNLGYDRDLPWTSLIFSNNVAFERRPLLEILFKWRDQEARKLDESSRFIMSDFMLISLINAFQIGHPENVNISSVMAVINKTSKFGGSFYVRKIVKELTEVIKNAVIELEGVDLNELMQKIDDDKNELANQIEKEVNKYISEDAYENVKDVNKLGQQFGHFIEFYNRTNPQVAHSDLKTNISTIEESSEDGLFSIKYGKNGKAEPIKNRDINDRISKVVEFFTEEMGKSDVTYEIDQEDVEEFERKEMEPEQESKQQEINERDEIITLRKKQSQSHNPRKRKMNEEVDLSIDFNKSIMNMGDEGLSRREKRNRKQEQNKPSFNPYGTGMLEELNVPKLKKKKIVERGKNVVFKKK; encoded by the coding sequence ATGTCGGAACCCGTTAGATCAAAGGCAGACGTTTTGCTTGAACAGTATGCACCATTGTTGAAGAACCTCATTAGATTTTCATCTGCAGTTAATGCAAAAGATATAAAGTTTTACAAGAGTTTAGAGCCACGGATAAGTGACGAGGCGGAAGAGATCGATGCGAACTTGGTTGGAATTATGAACGAGATGGTGATATCGGCGTCTACAATCAATGCCACTCCAAATGAAGGTGAGAGATTCAAGGTTGATTCCGATGCTGAGAATACAAAGGTACTATCGAATGTCTTAGACACTCTCTTGGAGAGGGTGGAGCTCAATTTGGACAACCATTACAGGGCAAGAAAGAATACAAGGCCTTCACGAGTGAGTGCACAATTGGACATTAATGATGACGGTTATACGTATTTGGACAAAAATGACATGAATAACCCAAATTCAGGACACTCTTTGCCGGCCAGGTCTAACCCAAATATGGACAAACCACAGGCGAAATTTCTGGACCCTATAGACAATTTCGAAAAGACACCATTCAAGCCTTtaatcaaattcaagccAAATGCAATGAAACCATTGGATGAATCTTTACAGTTGGTGGAAGCCACTGATGAAATTCCGGAGCATTATGAAAACCCTTATTCTTATGAGATAATGAATGCAGAGTATCCGTCGTGGATATTGGAGCCTGTTCCGCTGGATGAAAGATACGAATCCATCCCCTGGGAAGGTTCTCCAGCGGCAGAGTGGATTGATTCTCCAGAacaattgtcaaaattattgattgaattgaacaaatgCAAAGTGTTTGCAATTGATTTGGAGCATCACGATTACAGAACGTACCATGGTTTAACTTCGTTGATGCAAATCACCACtgattcaaagaaagattACCTTATAGACCCCTTATCTCCTCAATTGCGTCCTCATTTACCGATGCTTAATGAAGCCTTCACAAACCCAAACATTGTAAAAGTCTTACATGGTGCCTTTATGGACGTTATATGGTTGCAACGTGACTTGGGGTTATATTTGGTTTCGTTGTTTGATACTTTCCACGCAGCAAAGCAGTTATCATTAGGCAAATATTCCTTGGCTTTCCTGTTGGAGGAATATGTTAGATTCCGTACATCAAAGAAGTGGCAGTTGGCCGATTGGAGAATTAGGCCGTTATCATCAGAGATGATGGATTATGCCAAGGCTGATACTCATTTCCTTATTGAGGTTTTCTATAAAATGCATGACGAATTACTGAAAATCCCACAAGCCTTACAAAAGACACTCTATGCATCTAGGAAGGTTGCAATTAGAAGATTTGAATACTCCACTTTTAGACCTAAGAATTTAAGTATGAGCAGCAATAATGCAGTGGTTACAACCTCATATTCTGTGCCATTAACTGATGAGGTCCAAAAAAATCTCAACTTAGGCTACGATAGAGATCTACCATGGACTAGTTTGATCTTTAGTAATAACGTAGCGTTTGAGAGACGACCTTTATTAGAGATTTTATTCAAATGGAGAGACCAGGAAGCCAGAAAATTGGACGAAAGCTCCAGATTCATAATGAGTGACTTtatgttgatttcattgattaATGCATTTCAAATTGGACATCCTGAAAACGTCAATATTAGTTCAGTCATGGCAGTTATAAATAAAACGTCAAAATTTGGTGGTTCCTTTTACGTAAGAAAGATAGTTAAAGAATTGACTGAGGTTATTAAGAACGCTGTCATTGAACTAGAAGGAGTGGATCTTAACGAATTGATGCAGAAGATTGATGATGACAAGAATGAACTGGCCAATcagattgaaaaagaagtcAACAAATATATCAGTGAAGATGCATATGAGAATGTCAAAGATGTTAATAAATTAGGTCAGCAGTTTGGACATTTTATAGAATTCTACAATAGAACAAATCCACAGGTAGCACACAGTGATCTAAAAACTAACATTTCAACTATTGAGGAGTCGAGTGAAGATGGTTTATTCTCCATCAAATACGGCAAAAATGGAAAGGCAGAGccaatcaaaaacagagaTATCAATGATCGAATCAGCAAAGttgttgagtttttcaCTGAAGAAATGGGCAAGAGTGATGTAACATACGAAATCGATCAggaagatgttgaagaatttgaacGCAAAGAAATGGAACCAGAGCAAGAGTCTAAACAACAGGAGATCAATGAACGTGACGAAATCATCACATTGCGTAAGAAGCAGTCCCAAAGCCACAATccaagaaagagaaagatgAATGAAGAGGTTGATCTCAGTATTGACTTCAACAAGAGCATTATGAACATGGGCGACGAAGGCTTGAGTAGACGTGAGAAACGGAACAGAAAGCAAGAGCAAAACAAGCCTTCATTCAACCCATATGGTACAGGCATGCTTGAAGAGCTAAATGTTCCaaaactaaagaaaaagaagattgtTGAAAGAGGTAAAAATGTCgttttcaagaagaaatga